The stretch of DNA AAGAAAAGCAGGGGAGTGAAGCTAAAGCATTACAGATAGTGCAAGATCTAAAATTAACCATTTCTGTTATTCAGGAAAAATATAAACGTGCAGTAAGCCCTTTACCTGATCCAACCATAAAATACGCACTATAAAAAAGGCAATCACCAAACTTTTGAATGATTGCCCTATCAATTAACGATTAGCTAAACTTCGTCGTAATTAGTGGCAACTACCGCAGCATCCTTCTGGCGATGCATCCATCTTTTCTTTGACTTCATCATGGCTATGACCACCACAACACTCTTCACCTTCAGCATGTTTACTTTTATCGCCACCACAACATTCGTGATCGGCATGATCATGGCTAGAGCATGAACCCCCATGTTGATGAATGTGGCCATGTGCCAACTCTTCCGGTGTCGCTTCGCGAACAGCAACCACTTCACCAACAAACTGAAGTGCCATTCCTGCAAGAGGATGATTTGCATCGATGCTCACCATTTCATCGGTTACTTCTGTTACTTCAACAGTGCGTGGGCCTTGGTCTGTATCTGCTTGAAAAGACATGCCAACTTCAATGGTATCTACACCTTGAAAGAGATCGCGCGGTACTTGTTGTACTAAAGCTTCTTGAAATTCGCCGTAAGCATCTTGAGCTTCAAGTTTTACGTCAAACTTATCACCCACTTCTTTACCTGCTAATTCAGCTTCAAGGCCTGGTACTAAGTAACCTGCCCCCTGAATAAACTCAAGTGGTGCGCCATTTTCTGTGCTATCAAGCGCATTACCATCAACTTCTGCAACACCAAAGTGGATTGATACCACTACATCATTTTCAATTTTCATTCTATTTCTCACTGTTTTCCGCTGGGTCAAATACACCAATCATCTGTTCAAATTGGCGTGTTGCCGCTGATGCTTGTGTCGGTGTTTGTGCCTGTGTAAAACTACATGACACACATATTAATGTTTCTACCGCATTTTCTAGTGTCAGTGCAACGCTGTCAAGTGTGTTGCATTTAGGGCAACTAGCGCCTGCAATGAAACGTTTTTTATTTTTGGATAAGCTCATAAATTTTTCTGCCAATGAATCAATCACATCATAGTAATCAAATTAACTTTCATTACCAGTAGCTATGGCTCAACTTTATAAAATTCGTTATTATCCATCCCCCATTATTTCAGAGAAAGTTATTTATGATTGTTGCAAGTAATATCGAATTTATCCGTGGTGGTAAACCCCTATTAAAAGATGCCAGTGCAACAATCAATCCTCGTCAAAAGGTAGGGCTTGTGGGCGCAAATGGCTGTGGGAAGTCGAGTTTTTTCACACTATTAAAACAAGAAACGCATGTTGATGGTGGTGATCTTACTATTCCACATCATTGGCGATTAGCGAGTGTGGCACAGGAAACCCCTGCACTTGATAAAAACGCCCTACAATATGTCATAGATGGTGACCGAGAGTTTCGTGCATTACAACAAAAGCTAAATGAAGCAGAAGCC from Psychromonas sp. psych-6C06 encodes:
- the slyD gene encoding peptidylprolyl isomerase; this encodes MKIENDVVVSIHFGVAEVDGNALDSTENGAPLEFIQGAGYLVPGLEAELAGKEVGDKFDVKLEAQDAYGEFQEALVQQVPRDLFQGVDTIEVGMSFQADTDQGPRTVEVTEVTDEMVSIDANHPLAGMALQFVGEVVAVREATPEELAHGHIHQHGGSCSSHDHADHECCGGDKSKHAEGEECCGGHSHDEVKEKMDASPEGCCGSCH
- a CDS encoding YheV family putative zinc ribbon protein, encoding MSLSKNKKRFIAGASCPKCNTLDSVALTLENAVETLICVSCSFTQAQTPTQASAATRQFEQMIGVFDPAENSEK